A part of Emys orbicularis isolate rEmyOrb1 chromosome 13, rEmyOrb1.hap1, whole genome shotgun sequence genomic DNA contains:
- the LOC135887938 gene encoding olfactory receptor 5A1-like, with protein MGNQTEVTEFIILGLSNDPQMQIFLFLMFLVVYLITLLANMVIMLVIRADPHLHTPMYFFLSHLSFVDICYSSAIVPNMLVHFLAEHKTISVNSCIAQTFFIFLLAVTEVFILSAMAYDRYAAICDPLRYMDTMSKGICVQLVSGAWAIGFIDALINTVFALKLHFCGPNQISHFSCELPSLLHLSCTETLTNQVVLFTSVVILGSTSFLFTLISYIHIISTILRIHSAEGRHKAFSTCSSHLIVVGLLYLTAFFQYTKPSSVSSVVLDEMFSIQYSIVTPMLNPIIYSLKNKEVKTAVGKMLRKFKFLK; from the coding sequence ATGGGAAATCAAACCGAAGTGACTGAATTTATTATCCTGGGACTTTCCAATGATCCCCAGATGCAGATTTTCCTTTTCCTGATGTTCTTAGTTGTCTACCTAATCACGCTTTTGGCAAACATGGTGATCATGCTAGTGATAAGGGCTGATCCTCACCTTCACACCCCAATGTACTTCTTCCTGTCTCATTTATCCTTTGTTGATATCTGCTATTCCTCAGCCATTGTCCCTAATATGTTGGTGCATTTCCTAGCAGAACACAAAACTATTTCTGTCAATAGCTGCATTGCACAGACTTTCTTCATTTTTCTGCTGGCTGTTACTGAAGTTTTTATTCTCTCAGCGATGGCTTATGATCGCTATGCTGCCATCTGTGACCCACTGCGTTACATGGACACAATGAGCAAAGGGATCTGTGTTCAGCTGGTGAGTGGTGCATGGGCAATAGGCTTCATAGATGCCCTGATTAATACTGTTTTTGCCCTCaagttgcatttctgtgggcccaATCAAATCAGCCATTTCAGCTGTGAGCTCCCTTCTCTATTACATCTGTCCTGCACTGAGACCCTCACCAATCAAGTGGTGCTTTTTACTTCTGTTGTCATACTTGGATCAACCTCCTTTCTCTTCACCCTGATCTCCTACATtcacatcatctccaccatcctgaggaTACACTCTGCGGAGGGCAGGCATAAAGCattctccacctgcagctcccaccttatTGTGGTTGGTTTGTTGTACTTGACAGCCTTTTTCCAGTACACAAAACCCAGCTCGGTCTCCTCTGTGGTGCTGGATGAAATGTTCTCCATCCAGTACAGCATCGTGacccccatgttaaaccccattatctacagcctgaaaaacaaggaAGTGAAAACAGCTGTAGGGAAAATGTTGAGGAAATTCAAATTTCTCAAGTAG